In Bacillota bacterium, the following proteins share a genomic window:
- a CDS encoding alanine--glyoxylate aminotransferase family protein — protein sequence MYDEKKALLIPGPSPVPSRVMRAMARPMIGHRSSDFMALFSEVAARLKPLFGTEEDVMVITGSGTAAMEAAVANTVSAGDKVLVCVGGKFGERWAELAQSYGAEVIAYSYDWSTPADPQVIANYLEKHPDIKVIFATQNETSSTVLNDIPGISKARGNSSALLVVDAVSSLGGVEFAMDAWGVDIVVTGSQKCLMLPPGLAFIACSQRAWEVIEKNTSPRYYFDLRAYRKGLPKGQTPFTPNVQLIFGLETALDQIEVEGLANVLKRHRVMQKMTRDAFTALGLELFVKDEAYASPTVTAVLGEGKFDVENYRKVLNKDFGVVVAGGQDHLKGKIFRIGHMGQWTPVDMLGVIATMEVALVKVGCDIPLGAGVRAAQEVLVS from the coding sequence ATGTACGACGAGAAGAAAGCACTGTTGATCCCCGGCCCGAGCCCTGTACCTTCCCGGGTGATGCGGGCCATGGCAAGACCCATGATCGGGCATCGGAGCAGCGATTTCATGGCGTTGTTCTCCGAGGTTGCGGCCCGGTTGAAACCTTTGTTTGGCACCGAGGAAGACGTGATGGTGATTACCGGCTCCGGAACGGCGGCCATGGAAGCGGCGGTGGCCAATACGGTTTCCGCCGGGGATAAGGTCCTGGTCTGTGTCGGCGGCAAGTTTGGCGAACGGTGGGCGGAACTAGCCCAAAGCTATGGGGCGGAGGTCATCGCCTACAGCTATGATTGGTCCACCCCGGCGGATCCCCAGGTGATTGCTAATTATCTGGAGAAACATCCGGATATCAAGGTGATTTTCGCGACCCAAAACGAGACTTCTTCCACCGTACTTAATGACATTCCCGGTATCAGCAAGGCCCGGGGCAATTCCTCTGCTTTGCTGGTGGTGGACGCAGTCAGTTCCCTGGGCGGTGTGGAATTTGCGATGGACGCCTGGGGTGTAGATATCGTGGTTACCGGTTCTCAGAAATGTTTAATGCTGCCGCCGGGTCTGGCTTTCATTGCCTGCAGCCAGCGGGCCTGGGAGGTTATTGAAAAGAACACCTCACCCCGGTATTATTTCGATCTTCGCGCCTACCGGAAGGGGCTCCCCAAAGGTCAGACGCCCTTCACACCCAACGTACAGTTGATCTTTGGGTTGGAGACGGCGTTAGATCAGATTGAGGTGGAGGGCTTAGCCAATGTCTTGAAACGGCACCGGGTGATGCAGAAGATGACCAGGGATGCTTTTACCGCCTTGGGACTGGAGCTGTTTGTGAAGGATGAGGCCTATGCTTCACCCACGGTAACCGCGGTGTTGGGTGAAGGTAAGTTTGATGTGGAGAACTACCGTAAGGTCTTGAACAAGGATTTTGGCGTGGTGGTGGCCGGTGGCCAGGACCACCTGAAAGGCAAGATCTTCCGGATCGGTCACATGGGGCAATGGACTCCTGTGGATATGTTAGGTGTGATCGCCACCATGGAAGTGGCTTTGGTCAAAGTGGGTTGTGACATTCCCCTTGGTGCGGGAGTCCGGGCTGCCCAGGAGGTGTTGGTATCATGA
- the ilvC gene encoding ketol-acid reductoisomerase — MGVKIYYDHDANLDALKGKTVAVIGYGSQGHAQAQNLRDSGVNVIVSNRPGSANYQRAVADGFTPVSAEEAAQQADVIQMLVPDEVAAKVYKTSIEKHLTPGKALVFSHGFNIHFGQIVPPKDVDVFMVAPKSPGHLVRRMYVEGKGVPGLIAIHQDATGNARDLGLAYAKGIGCTRAGVIETTFAEETETDLFGEQVVLCGGLTELIRAGFDTLVEAGYAPEIAYFECLHEIKLIVDLIYEGGISHMRYSISDTAEYGDVTVGKKIITEETRQEMKRVLARIQNGEFAKEWLLENQANRPVFNAIRKREQNHLIEQVGKTLRSMMPWIKKED, encoded by the coding sequence ATGGGAGTAAAGATTTATTACGATCATGATGCAAATCTCGATGCACTGAAGGGAAAAACCGTGGCGGTAATTGGGTACGGCAGCCAAGGGCATGCCCAGGCCCAAAACCTACGGGATAGCGGTGTCAACGTCATCGTTTCCAACCGGCCCGGCAGTGCAAACTATCAGCGGGCAGTGGCCGACGGGTTCACGCCGGTGAGTGCCGAGGAAGCGGCCCAACAGGCCGATGTGATCCAGATGTTGGTGCCCGACGAGGTCGCGGCGAAGGTATACAAAACCTCCATTGAAAAGCACCTGACCCCAGGGAAGGCCCTTGTCTTTTCCCACGGCTTCAATATTCACTTCGGGCAAATCGTGCCGCCGAAGGATGTGGACGTCTTCATGGTGGCCCCAAAGAGCCCTGGTCATCTGGTCCGCCGGATGTATGTGGAGGGCAAAGGGGTTCCTGGGCTTATTGCCATCCACCAGGATGCCACCGGCAACGCCCGGGATCTGGGCTTGGCCTACGCGAAGGGTATCGGCTGTACCCGGGCCGGGGTGATCGAGACCACCTTTGCCGAGGAGACGGAGACGGACCTGTTTGGTGAGCAGGTAGTGCTGTGCGGTGGGCTCACGGAGCTCATCCGGGCGGGCTTTGATACCCTAGTGGAAGCAGGATACGCGCCTGAGATTGCCTACTTCGAATGCCTGCACGAGATCAAGCTCATCGTGGACCTGATCTACGAGGGTGGCATTTCCCATATGCGCTACTCCATCAGTGACACTGCCGAATATGGTGATGTCACCGTTGGAAAGAAGATTATCACCGAGGAGACCCGCCAGGAGATGAAACGTGTGCTGGCGCGGATCCAAAACGGTGAGTTTGCCAAGGAATGGTTGCTGGAGAACCAGGCCAACCGGCCCGTCTTCAACGCCATCCGCAAACGGGAGCAGAACCACTTGATTGAGCAGGTGGGCAAGACGCTCCGCAGCATGATGCCCTGGATCAAGAAAGAAGACTAA
- the ilvN gene encoding acetolactate synthase small subunit → MKHTLAVLVHNRSGVLARVAGLFSRRGYNIHSLSVGITEDPNVSRMTIVVEGDADIIEQVSKQLHKLVDVIKISDITSDQVVARELALVKVTATSANRSEILEVVNIFRAQIVDVHPKSLVIEVTGDADKIDAMVNMLRPYGIKEMVRTGRIAMSRGS, encoded by the coding sequence GTGAAGCATACCTTGGCAGTACTAGTCCACAATCGTTCTGGTGTCTTGGCCCGGGTGGCGGGACTGTTCAGTCGTCGGGGCTACAATATCCACAGCTTAAGCGTGGGGATCACCGAGGATCCCAACGTGTCTCGCATGACCATTGTGGTGGAAGGCGATGCGGACATCATCGAGCAGGTGAGTAAGCAACTGCACAAGTTGGTGGACGTGATTAAGATCAGCGATATCACCAGTGATCAGGTGGTGGCCCGAGAATTGGCCTTGGTGAAGGTGACGGCTACCTCCGCTAACCGTTCGGAGATTTTAGAAGTGGTGAACATCTTCCGGGCCCAGATCGTGGATGTGCATCCTAAGTCCCTGGTCATCGAGGTCACCGGCGATGCCGACAAAATTGATGCCATGGTGAACATGCTCCGGCCCTACGGGATTAAGGAGATGGTCAGAACCGGGCGCATTGCCATGTCCCGAGGCAGCTGA